In a genomic window of Variovorax paradoxus:
- the sdhD gene encoding succinate dehydrogenase, hydrophobic membrane anchor protein, with protein sequence MSVNYGSKRIVVGAHYGLRDWLSQRVTGALMALFTIILLAQLIFTRGPIGYDLWAGIFAAQWMKVLTFCVIVSLLYHVWVGMRDIWMDYVQPVAIRLVLQIFTIVWLVGCAGWAIQVLWKI encoded by the coding sequence ATGTCTGTGAACTACGGCTCCAAGCGCATCGTCGTCGGCGCGCACTACGGTCTGCGCGACTGGCTCAGCCAGCGCGTCACGGGCGCCCTGATGGCGCTCTTCACGATCATCCTGCTGGCGCAGCTGATCTTCACGCGCGGCCCGATCGGCTACGACCTGTGGGCCGGCATCTTCGCCGCCCAGTGGATGAAGGTCCTGACCTTCTGCGTCATCGTGTCGCTGCTCTATCACGTGTGGGTCGGCATGCGCGACATCTGGATGGACTACGTCCAGCCCGTCGCGATCCGCCTCGTGCTCCAGATCTTCACCATCGTCTGGCTGGTCGGTTGTGCGGGTTGGGCCATTCAAGTGCTTTGGAAAATCTGA
- the sdhC gene encoding succinate dehydrogenase, cytochrome b556 subunit, translating into MTELASSSTPRRREFRNINAFTDLTTYRLPPAGIVSILHRVSGALMFLLLPFIIWMFDTSLSSDYSFAKFKAAFNSGLGFVPGWFFKLVVLALIWAYLHHFIAGVRHLWMDVSHKAVTKEFGKSSAIFTLAASVLLTIVLGAKLFGLY; encoded by the coding sequence ATGACAGAGCTTGCATCCTCCTCCACACCACGGCGTCGCGAATTCCGCAACATCAACGCCTTCACCGATCTCACGACCTACCGTCTGCCTCCCGCGGGCATCGTGTCGATCCTGCACCGCGTCAGCGGCGCGCTGATGTTCCTGCTGCTGCCGTTCATCATCTGGATGTTCGACACCTCGCTCTCGTCCGACTATTCGTTCGCCAAGTTCAAGGCCGCCTTCAACAGCGGCCTTGGCTTCGTTCCGGGCTGGTTTTTCAAGCTCGTCGTGCTCGCGCTGATCTGGGCCTACCTGCACCACTTCATCGCCGGCGTGCGCCACCTCTGGATGGACGTGAGCCACAAGGCCGTGACCAAGGAGTTCGGCAAGAGCTCGGCCATCTTCACGCTGGCCGCGAGCGTCCTGCTGACCATCGTGCTTGGCGCCAAGCTGTTCGGCCTGTACTGA
- a CDS encoding GntR family transcriptional regulator, with protein sequence MNSPTTTLDEPTTPSFSPLYQQIKTLILQSLQAGEWKPGEPIPSEMDLAVRFRVSQGTVRKAIDELAAENLVVRRQGKGTFVATHAEQHVQYRFLKLVPDTGHPNAEGPAERTIVDCKRLRASADVARALGLRTGDAVLQVRRVLAYGGVPTILEDLWLPGTPFKGLTAERLRAWPGPMYALFETEFGVRMVRAEEKIRAVLPDAEQAQLLDVSLQMPLLSVERVAHTYHDMPMELRRGLYRTDTHHYRNQLG encoded by the coding sequence ATGAACAGCCCCACCACCACCCTCGACGAGCCCACGACGCCCTCGTTCAGCCCGCTCTACCAGCAGATCAAGACCCTGATCCTGCAGAGCCTGCAGGCGGGCGAGTGGAAGCCGGGCGAGCCGATCCCCAGCGAGATGGACCTGGCCGTGCGCTTCCGCGTCAGCCAGGGTACGGTGCGCAAGGCGATCGACGAGCTCGCGGCCGAGAACCTCGTGGTGCGGCGCCAGGGCAAGGGCACCTTCGTCGCCACGCATGCCGAGCAGCATGTGCAGTACCGCTTCCTGAAGCTGGTGCCCGACACCGGCCATCCGAATGCCGAGGGCCCGGCCGAGCGCACCATCGTCGACTGCAAGCGCCTGCGCGCCTCGGCCGACGTGGCACGCGCGCTGGGCCTGCGCACCGGCGACGCCGTGCTGCAGGTGCGGCGCGTGCTCGCCTACGGCGGTGTGCCGACCATCCTCGAGGACCTGTGGCTGCCGGGCACGCCGTTCAAGGGCCTCACGGCCGAGCGGCTGCGCGCCTGGCCCGGTCCGATGTACGCGCTGTTCGAAACCGAGTTCGGCGTGCGCATGGTGCGCGCCGAGGAAAAAATCCGCGCGGTGCTGCCCGATGCCGAGCAGGCGCAACTGCTCGACGTCTCGCTGCAGATGCCGCTGCTGAGCGTCGAACGCGTCGCCCACACCTACCACGACATGCCGATGGAGCTGCGCCGCGGCCTCTATCGCACCGACACGCACCACTATCGCAACCAGCTAGGCTGA
- a CDS encoding malate dehydrogenase, with translation MSKKPVRVAVTGAAGQIGYALLFRIASGEMLGKDQPVILQLLEIPDEKAQKALKGVIMELEDCAFPLLAGVIPSGDPLVAFKDADYALLVGARPRGPGMERADLLAANAQIFTAQGKALNAVASRDVKVLVVGNPANTNAYIAMKSAPDLPRKNFTAMLRLDHNRAASQIAAKTGTAVGDIEKLTVWGNHSPTMYADYRFATVGGKSVKDLINDQVWNADTFLPTVGKRGAAIIEARGLSSAASAANAAIDHMRDWALGSNGKWVTMGIPSDGQYGIPKDVIFGFPVTTENGEYKLVEGLAIDEFSQERINKTLKELQDEQAGVAHLL, from the coding sequence ATGAGCAAAAAGCCCGTCCGCGTTGCCGTCACCGGTGCCGCCGGTCAAATCGGTTATGCCCTGTTGTTCCGTATCGCGTCCGGCGAAATGCTCGGCAAGGACCAGCCGGTCATCCTGCAATTGCTCGAAATCCCCGACGAGAAGGCCCAGAAGGCGCTCAAGGGCGTGATCATGGAGCTCGAGGACTGCGCCTTCCCGCTGCTGGCCGGCGTGATCCCCAGCGGCGATCCGCTGGTGGCCTTCAAGGACGCCGACTACGCGCTGCTCGTGGGTGCCCGTCCGCGCGGCCCCGGCATGGAGCGCGCCGACCTGCTGGCCGCCAACGCGCAGATCTTCACGGCCCAGGGCAAGGCGCTCAACGCCGTCGCCAGCCGCGACGTCAAGGTGTTGGTGGTCGGCAACCCCGCCAACACCAACGCCTACATTGCGATGAAGAGCGCGCCGGACCTGCCGCGCAAGAACTTCACCGCCATGCTGCGCCTGGACCACAACCGCGCCGCCAGCCAGATCGCCGCCAAGACCGGCACGGCAGTGGGCGACATCGAGAAGCTCACCGTCTGGGGCAACCACTCGCCCACGATGTACGCCGACTACCGCTTCGCCACCGTCGGCGGCAAGAGCGTCAAGGACCTGATCAACGACCAGGTCTGGAATGCCGACACCTTCCTGCCCACCGTCGGCAAGCGCGGCGCCGCGATCATCGAAGCGCGCGGCCTGTCGTCGGCCGCCTCGGCCGCCAACGCCGCCATCGACCACATGCGCGACTGGGCCCTGGGCTCGAACGGCAAGTGGGTCACGATGGGCATCCCGTCGGACGGCCAGTACGGCATTCCGAAGGACGTGATCTTCGGCTTCCCGGTCACCACCGAAAACGGCGAGTACAAGCTGGTCGAAGGCCTGGCCATCGACGAATTCAGCCAGGAACGCATCAACAAGACGCTGAAGGAACTGCAGGACGAGCAGGCCGGCGTCGCCCACCTGCTGTAA
- the tam gene encoding trans-aconitate 2-methyltransferase, translating to MLDWNPALYRRYEDERTRPAQELLARVPLAEATRVVDLGCGPGNSTELLVHRFPKAQALGTDNSEAMLVSARERLPGARFELSDIATWAPSAEAAPDLIYANASLQWVPDHETLIPRLFDALAPGGVLAIQMPDNRQEPTHRLMRALAAEAPWAEPIGDADRLRTRLLPLDGYYDLLAPRAVNVDVWHTIYQHRMADAASIVEWVRGTGLKPFVDRLPPDLQASYLAEYERRVNEAYPARTDGKRLLAFPRMFIVAQKKA from the coding sequence ATGCTCGACTGGAACCCCGCGCTCTACCGTCGCTACGAGGACGAGCGCACCCGCCCCGCGCAGGAACTCCTGGCGCGGGTGCCTCTGGCGGAGGCGACCCGCGTGGTCGACCTCGGCTGCGGTCCGGGCAACTCCACCGAGCTGCTGGTCCACCGGTTCCCGAAGGCCCAGGCCCTCGGCACCGACAACTCCGAAGCCATGCTGGTCAGCGCGCGCGAGCGCCTGCCCGGCGCGCGCTTCGAGTTGAGCGACATCGCGACCTGGGCGCCTTCCGCGGAAGCGGCGCCCGACCTCATCTATGCGAATGCGTCGCTGCAATGGGTGCCCGATCACGAAACGCTGATCCCGCGCCTGTTCGACGCGCTCGCCCCCGGCGGCGTGCTGGCCATCCAGATGCCCGACAACCGCCAGGAACCCACGCACCGCCTGATGCGCGCGCTCGCGGCCGAAGCGCCCTGGGCCGAGCCCATTGGCGATGCCGACCGGCTGCGCACCAGGCTGCTGCCGCTGGACGGCTATTACGACCTGCTGGCGCCGCGCGCGGTCAACGTCGATGTCTGGCACACGATCTACCAGCACCGCATGGCCGATGCCGCCTCCATCGTCGAATGGGTGCGCGGCACGGGCCTGAAGCCCTTCGTCGATCGGCTGCCGCCCGACCTGCAGGCCAGCTACCTGGCCGAATACGAGCGCCGCGTGAACGAGGCCTACCCGGCACGCACCGACGGCAAGCGGCTGCTGGCCTTCCCGCGCATGTTCATCGTGGCGCAGAAGAAGGCGTGA
- a CDS encoding CoA ester lyase yields MSTVSERTPAHPAAVLLGAQAGAVSLPVCDHYSGVEARMKKSLALQAEMAEEFGACVFDVTLDCEDGAPVGGEAEHAALVTELALAARPGMRVGVRVHPVDHPAFAGDVITIAGRAGQRLSHLMVPKVESVADVEQAVAALDAADAETLPLHVLIESPFAVHNAFDIAAHPRVQSLSFGLMDFVSAHAGAIPAEGMGAAGQFTHPLVVRAKLAIASAAHAHGKVPSHCVVTEFNDLDAMRTAARKAAREFGYTRMWSIHPNQIRPILEAFAPDEAQIQIATNILVKAAAADWAPTQIDGTLHDRASYRHFWQVLTRAHATGRALPPEAKAWLTPAVS; encoded by the coding sequence GTGAGCACCGTGAGCGAACGCACCCCCGCCCATCCCGCCGCCGTGCTGCTCGGCGCGCAGGCCGGCGCCGTCAGCCTGCCGGTGTGCGACCACTACAGCGGCGTCGAGGCGCGCATGAAGAAGAGCCTCGCGCTCCAGGCCGAGATGGCCGAGGAGTTCGGCGCCTGCGTGTTCGACGTCACCCTCGACTGCGAGGACGGCGCCCCGGTGGGCGGCGAGGCCGAGCATGCGGCGCTGGTCACCGAGCTCGCGCTGGCGGCCAGGCCCGGCATGCGCGTCGGCGTGCGCGTGCACCCGGTCGACCACCCGGCCTTCGCGGGCGACGTGATCACCATCGCGGGCCGCGCCGGCCAGCGGCTCAGTCACCTGATGGTGCCGAAGGTCGAGTCGGTGGCCGATGTCGAGCAGGCCGTGGCCGCGCTCGACGCCGCCGATGCCGAGACGCTGCCGCTGCATGTGCTGATCGAATCGCCGTTCGCGGTGCACAACGCCTTCGACATCGCGGCCCATCCGCGCGTGCAGTCGCTGAGCTTCGGCCTGATGGACTTCGTCTCGGCCCACGCCGGCGCCATCCCCGCCGAAGGCATGGGCGCCGCGGGCCAGTTCACCCATCCGCTGGTGGTGCGCGCCAAGCTGGCGATCGCCTCGGCCGCGCATGCGCACGGCAAGGTGCCCTCGCACTGCGTGGTGACCGAGTTCAACGACCTGGACGCCATGCGCACCGCAGCCCGCAAGGCGGCCCGCGAATTCGGCTACACGCGCATGTGGAGCATCCATCCGAACCAGATCCGGCCGATCCTCGAGGCCTTTGCGCCCGACGAGGCGCAGATTCAAATTGCCACAAATATCCTGGTCAAGGCGGCGGCCGCGGATTGGGCGCCGACACAAATTGATGGCACATTGCACGACCGCGCGAGCTACCGTCATTTCTGGCAGGTACTGACGCGTGCCCACGCAACAGGGCGCGCGTTGCCGCCAGAGGCCAAGGCCTGGCTGACGCCCGCGGTCTCCTGA
- a CDS encoding bifunctional aconitate hydratase 2/2-methylisocitrate dehydratase, with the protein MLQAYVDHVAERAALGIPPLPLSAKQTSEAIELLKSANDKDGAFLLDLLTHRVPAGVDDAAKVKASYLAAVAHGTEKSAFITRARATELLGTMLGGYNISPMIDLLDDAEVGAVAAEGLKKTLLMFDQFHDVKEKADKGNANAKGVLQSWADAEWFTSRPEVPQSITVSIFKVAGEINTDDLSPAPDATTRPDIPMHALAMHKNARPGIVPEEDGKRGPVKFIEDLRARGHLVAYAGDVVGTGSSRKSATNSVLWFTGEDIPFVPNKRFGGVCLGGKIAPIFYNTMEDSGALPIELDVAQMNMGDVVELRPYEGKALKDGQVIAEFQVKSDVLFDEVRAGGRIPLIIGRGLTAKAREALGLPVSTLFRLPQSPVDTKKGFSLAQKMVGRACGLPEGQGVRPGTYCEPKMTSVGSQDTTGPMTRDELKDLACLGFSADLVMQSFCHTAAYPKKVDVKMHHELPEFMANRGGVSLRPGDGVIHSWLNRLLTPDTVGTGGDSHTRFPIGISFPAGSGLVAFAAATGVMPLDMPESVLVRFKGKMQPGVTLRDLVNAIPLYAIKSGLLTVEKKGKKNIFSGRILEIEGLPDLKVEQAFELSDASAERSAAGCTVHLNKEPIQEYINSNITLMKWMIAEGYADARTLQRRIAAQEAWLKDPQLLKGDDDAEYAAVIEIDLADIHEPIVACPNDPDDVKTLSDVAGAKIDEVFIGSCMTNIGHFRAASKLLEGKRDIPVKLWIAPPTKMDAQQLTEEGHYGVFGNAGARTEMPGCSLCMGNQAQVREGATVMSTSTRNFPNRLGKNTNVYLGSAELAAICSRLGRIPTREEYMASTGVLDASSAQIYQYLNFDKIEDYKGVADSVTA; encoded by the coding sequence ATGTTGCAAGCCTACGTTGACCATGTCGCCGAGCGCGCCGCGCTCGGTATCCCGCCGCTGCCCCTGAGCGCGAAGCAGACCTCTGAAGCGATCGAGCTCCTCAAGAGCGCGAACGACAAGGACGGTGCCTTCCTGCTCGACCTGCTGACCCACCGCGTGCCCGCGGGCGTGGACGACGCCGCCAAGGTCAAGGCCAGCTATCTCGCGGCCGTGGCGCATGGCACCGAGAAGAGCGCGTTCATCACGCGCGCCCGTGCCACCGAACTGCTCGGCACGATGCTCGGCGGCTACAACATCAGCCCCATGATCGACCTGCTGGACGACGCCGAAGTCGGCGCCGTGGCGGCCGAGGGCCTCAAGAAGACGCTGCTGATGTTCGACCAGTTCCACGACGTCAAGGAAAAGGCCGACAAGGGCAACGCCAATGCCAAGGGCGTGCTGCAGAGCTGGGCCGATGCCGAGTGGTTCACCAGCCGCCCCGAAGTGCCCCAGAGCATCACCGTCAGCATCTTCAAGGTGGCTGGCGAAATCAACACCGACGACCTGTCGCCCGCGCCCGACGCGACCACCCGTCCCGACATCCCGATGCACGCCCTGGCGATGCACAAGAACGCGCGCCCCGGCATCGTTCCGGAAGAAGACGGCAAGCGCGGCCCGGTGAAGTTCATCGAGGACCTGCGCGCGCGCGGCCACCTCGTGGCCTACGCCGGCGACGTGGTCGGCACGGGTTCGTCGCGCAAGAGCGCCACCAACTCGGTGCTGTGGTTCACCGGCGAAGACATCCCGTTCGTGCCCAACAAGCGTTTCGGCGGCGTCTGCCTCGGCGGCAAGATCGCGCCGATCTTCTACAACACCATGGAAGACTCGGGCGCGCTGCCGATCGAGTTGGACGTGGCGCAGATGAACATGGGCGACGTGGTCGAGCTGCGTCCCTACGAAGGCAAGGCCCTGAAGGATGGCCAGGTCATCGCCGAATTCCAGGTCAAGAGCGACGTGCTGTTCGACGAAGTGCGCGCCGGCGGCCGCATTCCGCTGATCATCGGCCGCGGTCTCACGGCCAAGGCGCGCGAAGCGCTGGGCCTACCGGTCTCCACGCTGTTCCGCCTGCCGCAAAGCCCGGTCGACACCAAGAAGGGCTTCTCGCTCGCGCAGAAGATGGTCGGCCGCGCCTGCGGCCTGCCCGAAGGCCAGGGCGTGCGCCCGGGTACCTACTGCGAACCCAAGATGACCTCGGTCGGCTCGCAGGACACCACCGGCCCGATGACGCGCGACGAGCTGAAGGACCTGGCCTGCCTGGGCTTCTCGGCCGATCTCGTGATGCAGTCGTTCTGCCACACGGCGGCGTACCCGAAGAAGGTCGACGTCAAGATGCACCACGAACTCCCCGAGTTCATGGCCAACCGCGGCGGCGTTTCGCTGCGCCCGGGCGACGGCGTGATCCACAGCTGGCTCAACCGCCTGCTGACCCCCGACACCGTGGGCACGGGCGGCGACAGCCACACGCGCTTCCCGATCGGCATCAGCTTCCCCGCGGGCTCCGGCCTCGTGGCCTTCGCGGCCGCCACCGGCGTGATGCCGCTGGACATGCCCGAGTCGGTGCTGGTGCGCTTCAAGGGCAAGATGCAGCCCGGCGTCACGCTGCGTGACCTGGTCAACGCGATCCCGCTGTACGCCATCAAGAGCGGCCTGCTGACGGTCGAGAAGAAGGGCAAGAAGAACATCTTCTCGGGCCGCATCCTCGAGATCGAGGGCCTGCCCGACCTCAAGGTGGAACAAGCCTTCGAACTGAGCGACGCCTCGGCCGAACGCTCGGCCGCCGGCTGCACGGTGCACCTGAACAAGGAACCGATCCAGGAGTACATCAACAGCAACATCACGCTGATGAAGTGGATGATTGCCGAGGGCTATGCCGACGCGCGCACGCTGCAGCGCCGCATCGCCGCGCAGGAAGCCTGGCTCAAGGATCCGCAACTGCTCAAGGGCGACGACGACGCCGAGTACGCGGCGGTCATCGAGATCGACCTGGCCGACATCCACGAACCCATCGTGGCCTGCCCGAACGACCCCGACGACGTGAAGACGCTGTCGGACGTGGCCGGCGCCAAGATCGACGAAGTGTTCATCGGCTCGTGCATGACCAACATCGGCCACTTCCGCGCCGCGTCGAAGCTGCTCGAAGGCAAGCGCGACATCCCGGTCAAGCTGTGGATCGCACCGCCGACCAAGATGGACGCGCAGCAGCTGACCGAGGAAGGCCACTACGGCGTGTTCGGCAATGCCGGTGCCCGCACCGAAATGCCGGGCTGCTCGCTGTGCATGGGCAACCAGGCCCAGGTGCGCGAAGGCGCCACGGTCATGTCGACCAGCACTCGCAACTTCCCGAACCGCCTGGGCAAGAACACCAACGTGTACCTGGGCTCGGCCGAACTGGCCGCCATCTGCTCGCGCCTCGGCCGCATCCCGACCCGGGAAGAGTACATGGCCAGCACCGGCGTGCTCGATGCGTCCAGCGCGCAGATCTACCAGTACCTGAACTTCGACAAGATCGAGGACTACAAGGGCGTGGCGGATTCGGTCACGGCCTGA
- a CDS encoding DUF2827 domain-containing protein produces MNSNSSLRIGITIGLHHEAETLWNNGIKQNAVFLAEALKHCPGVASVVLVNTTATPITPALPWDQARWPTTNFEGAKDEVDVLIELGGQIDALQTDYLKQRGARLVSYCCGFEYVHAMESMLFDKPLWGRNLFVNQRYDDIWMVPQVARISQPYFEVLRRIEARAVPFVWSPVFLEERTRGLPEDGLYQPRVGPRRLSVMEPNINVVKFCLYPILVAELAHRARPEAIALLQVANAEKMARENMEFITLMNQLDLVREHKAVFLGRHDTPTFLAQNTDIVISHQWENPLNYFYLETCWQGYPLVHNAHLCADLGYYYPDNDVAAGSARVLEAIDAHDAQSLAYRERQRGLIARYLPGSAAATEVYNTLLLGLMQRPAR; encoded by the coding sequence GTGAATTCAAACAGCTCCCTGCGCATCGGCATCACCATCGGTCTTCACCACGAAGCCGAAACCCTCTGGAACAACGGCATCAAGCAGAACGCCGTGTTCCTGGCCGAGGCGCTCAAGCACTGCCCGGGCGTGGCCTCGGTGGTGCTGGTCAACACCACGGCCACGCCGATCACGCCGGCCCTGCCCTGGGACCAGGCGCGCTGGCCCACGACCAACTTCGAGGGCGCCAAGGACGAGGTCGACGTGCTGATCGAGCTCGGCGGCCAGATCGACGCGCTGCAGACCGACTACCTCAAGCAGCGCGGCGCGCGGCTGGTGTCGTACTGCTGCGGCTTCGAGTACGTGCATGCGATGGAGTCGATGCTGTTCGACAAGCCGCTGTGGGGCCGCAACCTGTTCGTCAACCAGCGCTACGACGACATCTGGATGGTTCCGCAGGTGGCGCGCATCAGCCAGCCCTACTTCGAGGTGCTGCGCCGGATCGAGGCGCGCGCCGTGCCCTTCGTCTGGAGTCCGGTGTTCCTCGAGGAACGCACGCGCGGGCTGCCCGAGGACGGCCTCTACCAGCCGCGCGTCGGCCCGCGGCGCCTCAGCGTGATGGAGCCGAACATCAACGTGGTGAAGTTCTGCCTCTACCCGATCCTGGTCGCCGAACTGGCCCACCGCGCGCGGCCCGAGGCGATCGCGCTGCTGCAGGTGGCCAACGCCGAGAAGATGGCGCGCGAGAACATGGAGTTCATCACGCTGATGAACCAGCTCGACCTGGTGCGCGAGCACAAGGCCGTGTTCCTGGGCCGGCACGACACGCCGACCTTCCTGGCGCAGAACACCGACATCGTGATCTCGCACCAGTGGGAGAACCCGCTCAACTACTTCTACCTCGAGACCTGCTGGCAGGGCTATCCGCTGGTGCACAACGCCCATCTCTGCGCGGACCTCGGCTATTACTACCCGGACAACGACGTGGCCGCGGGCAGCGCGCGCGTGCTCGAGGCGATCGACGCGCACGATGCGCAGTCGCTCGCCTACCGCGAGCGCCAGCGCGGCCTCATCGCGCGCTACCTGCCCGGCAGCGCGGCCGCCACCGAGGTGTACAACACGTTGCTGCTCGGCCTGATGCAGCGCCCCGCCCGATAA